The proteins below are encoded in one region of Antennarius striatus isolate MH-2024 chromosome 7, ASM4005453v1, whole genome shotgun sequence:
- the atg4b gene encoding cysteine protease ATG4B, which yields MDAATLTYDTLRFGEFEDFPETPEPVWILGKEYSALTEKDEILLDVTSRLWLTYRKNFPPIGGTGPTSDTGWGCMLRCGQMILGEALVCRHLGRDWRWVKGQKEKEDYVSILNAFIDKKDSYYSIHQIAQMGVGEGKPIGQWYGPNTVAQVLKKLAVFDTWSRLVVHVAMDNTVVIEEIKRLCMPWLDVVEARSEPQGVGELNGCLEGACALAEEETALWKPLILLIPLRLGLSDINEAYIETLKQCFMLPQSLGVIGGKPNSAHYFIGYVGEELIYLDPHTTQPAVEPCADGKVPDETYHCQHPPCRMHICELDPSIAAGFFCRTEDEFDDWCMRIRRMSCKRGGLPMFELVDSQPSHMVSMDAINLTPDFSDSDRLERFFDSEDEEFEILSL from the exons CTACGTTGACGTATGACACACTTCGTTTTGGGGAGTTTGAAGACTTTCCTGAGACTCCAGAGCCTGTGTGGATCTTGGGGAAGGAATATAGTGCTCTCACAG AGAAAGATGAGATTTTATTAGATGTCACGTCACGGTTGTGGCTAACATACAGAAAAAACTTCCCACCGATCG GTGGGACAGGGCCCACGTCAGACACAGGCTGGGGGTGCATGCTGCGGTGTGGCCAGATGATCCTGGGTGAAGCTTTGGTGTGCAGACATTTGGGCAGAG ACTGGAGATGGGTCAAAGgccagaaagaaaaagaagattacGTCAGTATACTCAATGCCTTTATTGACAAAAAGGATAGCTATTATTCCATCCATCAGATCG CACAAATGGGTGTTGGAGAGGGAAAGCCTATAGGCCAGTGGTACGGACCCAACACCGTCGCTCAGGTTCTGAA AAAGCTGGCCGTGTTTGATACGTGGAGCAGATTAGTTGTACATGTGGCGATGGACAACACTGTGGTTATTGAGGAGATCA AGCGTCTGTGTATGCCCTGGCTGGACGTGGTAGAAGCCCGCTCTGAACCACAGGGGGTGGGCGAGCTCAATGGCTGCCTGGAGGGGGCATGCGCTCTGGCCGAGGAGGAGACTGCTCTATGGAAGCCCCTGATCCTTCTCATTCCCCTCAGGCTGGGCCTGAGCGACATAAATGAGGCCTACATCGAAACCCTAAAG CAATGCTTCATGCTGCCTCAGTCCTTGGGTGTTATTGGGGGGAAACCCAACAGTGCCCATTACTTCATTGGTTATGTTG GAGAAGAGCTCATATATTTAGACCCCCACACCACTCAGCCTGCGGTGGAGCCATGTGCGGATGGCAAAGTCCCTGATGAGACGTACCACTGTCAGCACCCGCCCTGTCGCATGCACATCTGTGAGCTGGACCCGTCCATTGCAGCG GGTTTCTTCTGTAGAACAGAAGATGAGTTTGATGACTGGTGCATGCGCATCAGAAGG ATGTCCTGCAAGAGAGGAGGCCTGCCCATGTTTGAACTAGTAGACAGTCAGCCTTCTCACATGGTCAGCATGGACGCCATTAACCTAACCCCTG ATTTCTCAGACTCGGACAGGTTGGAGAGGTTCTTTGATTCAGAAGATGAAGAGTTTGAGATCCTTTCCCTGTGA
- the dtymk gene encoding thymidylate kinase gives MTQSPPFWYGCIDSSADRGLPAVMASRRGALIVLEGVDKAGKTTQCRKLVEALQRSGRAAEMMRFPDRTTTIGQLISAYLEKKSDLEDHTVHLLFSANRWEMVPLMKKKLEQGTTLVVDRYAFSGVAFTSAKPGFSLEWCKNPDMGLPNPDLVMFLQLSPAEAALRGQFGEERYETGVFQREVQQKFEQLMKDPSVNWQVINASQSIEDVHKDITSHSLNAIKTTENQPLGKLWK, from the exons ATGACCCAGAGTCCACCGTTTTGGTACGGGTGTATCGACTCCTCCGCGGACCGTGGGCTGCCAGCCGTCATGGCGAGTCGGAGAGGAGCTCTCATCGTGCTGGAGGGAGTGGACAAGGCCGGTAAAACCACGCAGTGCAGGAAGCTCGTGGAGGCGCTGCAGCGAAGCGGCCGGGCCGCCGAGATGATGAGGTTTCCTG ACAGGACCACCACGATCGGACAGCTGATCAGCGCCTACCTAGAGAAGAAGAGCGACCTGGAGGACCACACTGTGCATCTGCTGTTCTCTGCTAACCGCTGGGAGATGGT GCCTTTAatgaagaagaagctggagcAAGGCACCACACTGGTGGTGGACAGGTACGCCTTCTCGGGCGTTGCTTTCACCAGTGCCAAACCG GGTTTCAGCCTGGAGTGGTGCAAGAACCCTGACATGGGACTGCCAAATCCAGATCTTGTTATGTTCCTTCAGCTCAGTCCAGCTGAGGCTGCTCTCAGGGGTCAGTTTGGAGAAGAGCGATATGAAACGGGTGTTTTCCAAAGAGAGGTTCAACAGAAATTTGAACAGCTGATGAAGGATCCTTCAGTCAACTGGCAG GTAATCAACGCCTCTCAGAGTATTGAAGATGTGCACAAGGACATCACCTCCCATAGTCTCAATGCCATCAAAACAACTGAGAACCAGCCTCTTGGAAAGCTATGGAAGTGA